A window of Exiguobacterium sp. Helios genomic DNA:
TAAATCGCCTAATTGACCGACGACGGCAACGATCAGTGCCAACAATACGACAGTTCCGAGACCGACTGTCGGGTGAATCAGTTCAAACACCACTCCGAGTACGATCGCAAGAACGACACCACCGAGTGCTCCTTCAACTGTTTTATTTGGGCTGATGGCTGGCCACAATTTTGTTTTCCCCAGACTTTTCCCAACGAAGTAAGCACCCGAATCCGTGAACCAGATCAGTAAGATGATCAGTAAGGAAAACGTCAAACCGTTTTCAAGCAACCGAATGTACGTAAACGATGCGAATCCTATTCCGACATAGACTGCAGTCAACAGCAAAAAGGCCACATCGTCGAAGGTGAATACGTTTTTGGAGAACACTGTCCAAAATAAACCGATCAAGACAATTAACATGCCCCATGCAATCGGAGACAGCCCGAGTGACAGCGACTGTTCGCTGGCCTGTTCATACAACCCGATGAACGGAAGTAATGTTCCCGCTCCGAACAACAGGACCGGAATTGACTTGAACGACAATTGTCGCATTTTAATCAGTTCGGTATACCCGATGATTGTCAAAATTGCCATGAAAGCAAGGAATGGGAGTCCTCCTAGATAAAGCAATACTAAAAAGATGGCACCTGCCCATATTCCTGTAATAATTCGTGTTTTCATAAGATATGTCCTCGTTTAGTCAGACTCCGCCAAAACGACGCGTCCGTTGATTATAGTCTTCAATCGCCGCTAAGAACTGGTCACGCCGGAACTCGGGCCATAAGACATCTGTAAAGTAAAATTCGGCATAGGCAGCTTGCCATAATAAAAAGTTGGAAAGTCGTTGTTCCCCACTCGTACGAATGACGAGATCGACATCTGTCATCGAACCTGTCATTAATTCTTGTTCAATGACTTCGTTCGTAATCATGTCAGGCCGCAATACACCGGCTTGCACTTTTTCAGCGATTTTTTGCATGACTTGAACGATTTCATCCCGTCCTCCATAATTGAGGGCAAAAATCAACCGAAGTCCTGTATTGTCCGCTGTATCCGTTTTGGCTTGTTGAACGGCTTCCCGTGTATAAATCGGCAGACGCGAAATTTCTCCCGCCACTTCGACTTTGACGTTCCGTTCATTCAAATCTTTAAGATCCGACTCTAAAAATTGGGCCGGCAGTTTCATCAGGAAACTGACTTCTTCTTCAGGACGCGTCC
This region includes:
- a CDS encoding phosphatidate cytidylyltransferase, with translation MKTRIITGIWAGAIFLVLLYLGGLPFLAFMAILTIIGYTELIKMRQLSFKSIPVLLFGAGTLLPFIGLYEQASEQSLSLGLSPIAWGMLIVLIGLFWTVFSKNVFTFDDVAFLLLTAVYVGIGFASFTYIRLLENGLTFSLLIILLIWFTDSGAYFVGKSLGKTKLWPAISPNKTVEGALGGVVLAIVLGVVFELIHPTVGLGTVVLLALIVAVVGQLGDLVQSAYKRHYGVKDSGALLPGHGGILDRFDSMIIVFTVLIVLGIFG
- a CDS encoding isoprenyl transferase, translating into MFQWLNQTKEVIEQQVPEHIAIIMDGNGRWAKKRGLPRIMGHREGMKSVREVVRTANELGVKSLTLYAFSTENWTRPEEEVSFLMKLPAQFLESDLKDLNERNVKVEVAGEISRLPIYTREAVQQAKTDTADNTGLRLIFALNYGGRDEIVQVMQKIAEKVQAGVLRPDMITNEVIEQELMTGSMTDVDLVIRTSGEQRLSNFLLWQAAYAEFYFTDVLWPEFRRDQFLAAIEDYNQRTRRFGGV